The segment GCTTACATTCTAGGTAAAACCTCTTCTGGCGCAGCCTGAAGGGAAGGTAGCCGTGACCTTACCCCACTGCGTATACCACTTGTAAGTTAGTGGTTCCCAATGGGTTGCAGGTTATATTCTTTGCCCGAAATTCTTCCGGTGTCAGCCAGCCTAAGGAACTGTGCGGTCGCCGCTGGTTGTAATCCTGCCGCCAGGCTTCGACTGTTCTGCGGGCATCGTGCAGGGACAGAAA is part of the Desulfovibrio desulfuricans DSM 642 genome and harbors:
- a CDS encoding integrase core domain-containing protein; translation: DNGPEFSGNALDTWAFEHGVQIEFTRPGKPTDNGHIESFNGKFRDECLNQNVFLSLHDARRTVEAWRQDYNQRRPHSSLGWLTPEEFRAKNITCNPLGTTNLQVVYAVG